One genomic segment of Flavobacteriaceae bacterium includes these proteins:
- a CDS encoding restriction endonuclease subunit R, whose amino-acid sequence MQPLHFPSYTFKIKNSENKALIFDNFRKKYIILTPEEWVRQHVARFLTEAKKYPVSHIAIEKQLIFNRLKKRTDIVVYNKAGNPEIIVECKSPAVSIKQEIFDQIARYNLKLKAKYLMVTNGLEHYFCKIDTKNESYIFLEDIPEYQF is encoded by the coding sequence ATGCAGCCATTACATTTTCCGTCTTATACTTTTAAAATCAAAAATAGCGAAAATAAGGCGCTGATTTTTGATAATTTTAGAAAAAAATACATCATTTTGACTCCTGAAGAGTGGGTACGTCAACATGTGGCCCGATTTTTAACAGAAGCTAAAAAATACCCTGTTTCTCATATCGCTATTGAAAAACAGCTAATATTTAACAGGCTGAAAAAAAGAACAGATATTGTTGTTTATAATAAAGCAGGAAACCCGGAAATTATAGTGGAGTGCAAATCACCTGCTGTTTCCATAAAGCAGGAAATTTTTGATCAAATAGCGAGGTATAATCTAAAATTGAAAGCAAAATATTTAATGGTTACCAATGGATTGGAACATTATTTTTGTAAAATAGATACCAAAAACGAGTCTTATATTTTTTTAGAGGATATTCCCGAATATCAATTTTAG
- a CDS encoding GHKL domain-containing protein, producing the protein MGKRMFILIVVLMSVSLIGIISVQLYWIDNAVKSKDRELDNDVIKSLASTSERIAEREKDQFIREYEPIFRNIKLADKAGIKNIFLQQIDTVKKQKFTFGATILEEDFKMPLGFLDSDTVIYKRINIKKDFFQAQLLGGTNDFKKQISESRFSTTKQFDLLGGKDVINYLSDYKKYKPIHQRISNKEIKTTLKEELGKRNIDIDFKYGVYNYEGLATKLKSGYYTIDTKESYSYPLFINEEGLSDYKLFVTFPTKNKHILSEISYILLLSLFFIFIIILAFSSSLYQLVKQKKISEIKTDFINNMTHEFKTPIATINLALDSIKNPKIISNSDKVMHYVKMIRDENKRMHGQVENVLRISKLEKNQIEIAKEEVDIHDLIEDAITHVKLLVLDKKGTISTHFQAMQTEVFANQFHLTNVLVNMLENALKYSVDPPKIDVYTESTNKFFIIKIKDEGIGMTKNAQKYVFDKFYREQKGNIHNVKGHGLGLAYVKEIVTNHHGTVFVESEKGVGSIFTIKLPLI; encoded by the coding sequence ATGGGGAAAAGAATGTTTATTCTTATCGTTGTTCTTATGAGTGTTTCTTTGATAGGAATCATCTCTGTGCAGCTTTATTGGATAGATAATGCCGTAAAAAGTAAAGACAGGGAACTTGACAATGATGTAATTAAATCTCTGGCAAGCACATCGGAAAGAATAGCAGAAAGAGAAAAAGATCAATTTATAAGAGAATACGAACCTATTTTCAGGAATATAAAGTTAGCAGATAAAGCAGGCATAAAAAATATTTTTTTACAACAAATAGACACTGTCAAAAAACAAAAATTCACTTTTGGTGCTACTATTTTGGAGGAAGATTTTAAAATGCCACTCGGTTTTCTGGACAGTGATACGGTGATCTATAAAAGAATAAACATCAAAAAAGATTTTTTTCAGGCACAATTACTTGGCGGAACAAATGACTTTAAAAAACAAATAAGCGAAAGCAGGTTTTCCACAACAAAACAATTTGATCTGTTGGGAGGAAAAGACGTTATCAATTACTTGAGTGATTACAAAAAATACAAACCCATACATCAAAGAATTAGCAATAAAGAAATAAAAACAACATTAAAAGAAGAACTTGGAAAAAGAAATATAGACATCGATTTTAAATACGGGGTTTATAATTATGAAGGGTTGGCCACCAAATTAAAATCGGGATATTATACGATTGATACAAAAGAAAGTTATAGCTACCCGTTATTTATTAATGAGGAAGGGTTGAGTGATTATAAACTTTTTGTGACTTTTCCAACAAAAAACAAACATATTCTGTCTGAAATTTCATATATCTTATTACTGTCCTTATTTTTCATTTTTATCATTATACTGGCGTTTTCAAGCTCGCTATATCAACTGGTAAAACAAAAAAAAATATCGGAAATAAAGACGGATTTCATAAATAATATGACGCATGAATTTAAAACCCCGATTGCAACTATCAACCTGGCTTTAGACTCTATTAAAAATCCAAAAATTATCAGTAACAGCGATAAAGTAATGCATTACGTGAAAATGATAAGAGACGAGAATAAGAGAATGCATGGTCAGGTAGAAAATGTATTGAGAATATCAAAGTTAGAAAAAAATCAAATTGAAATTGCAAAAGAGGAAGTAGATATTCACGACCTGATAGAAGATGCAATTACACATGTAAAATTATTGGTATTAGATAAAAAAGGAACGATTTCTACACATTTTCAAGCAATGCAAACCGAAGTTTTTGCGAATCAGTTTCATCTGACAAATGTATTGGTAAATATGTTGGAAAATGCATTAAAATATTCCGTAGATCCTCCTAAAATTGATGTATATACAGAGAGTACCAATAAATTTTTCATTATTAAAATTAAGGATGAAGGTATTGGTATGACCAAAAATGCACAGAAATATGTTTTTGATAAGTTTTACAGGGAGCAAAAAGGGAATATACATAACGTTAAGGGGCACGGATTAGGATTGGCCTATGTAAAAGAAATTGTAACAAATCATCATGGAACAGTTTTTGTTGAAAGCGAAAAGGGAGTAGGTAGTATCTTCACAATTAAACTACCGTTAATTTAA
- a CDS encoding dephospho-CoA kinase has translation MVVGITGGIGSGKSTVAHLFKKFDNVVIYTADEEAKKLINTSLTIIEKIKKHFGEKAYDNGELNRNYLSIQVFNNKDKLDQLNAIVHLEVRTHFLKFSETHKDKLILYENAILFEIGNDRFCDFVITVCTEIDERIYRVMKRDGVSKKEVLARIKNQWRDEKKIMLSNYMIANNYKNSLTLQVDKIHNILTKKQS, from the coding sequence ATGGTTGTTGGAATTACAGGCGGGATTGGAAGCGGTAAGTCTACGGTTGCACACCTCTTTAAGAAATTTGATAATGTTGTGATCTATACAGCTGATGAAGAAGCTAAAAAATTAATTAATACTTCCCTGACCATTATTGAGAAGATTAAAAAGCACTTTGGTGAAAAAGCATATGATAATGGGGAGCTGAACAGAAACTACCTTTCTATACAAGTTTTTAATAATAAAGATAAGCTAGATCAATTAAATGCTATTGTACACCTGGAAGTACGTACTCATTTTTTAAAGTTTTCAGAAACTCATAAAGACAAATTAATTTTATATGAAAATGCTATTCTCTTTGAAATAGGAAACGATCGGTTTTGTGATTTTGTAATCACCGTCTGTACCGAAATAGATGAAAGAATTTATCGGGTCATGAAAAGAGATGGAGTTTCTAAAAAAGAGGTGCTTGCCAGAATAAAGAATCAATGGAGAGATGAAAAAAAAATAATGTTATCTAATTATATGATTGCAAATAATTATAAAAACTCATTAACACTTCAAGTTGATAAAATTCATAATATTTTAACAAAAAAGCAATCTTAA
- a CDS encoding uracil-DNA glycosylase produces MQVHIDESWKNILQPEFEKNYFRELVSFVKYEYTNHRCYPKGSAIFAAFNHCPFDQVKVVIIGQDPYHGFGQANGLCFSVADGVQHPPSLVNIFKEIEADIRKPYPVSGDLSFWAKQGILLLNATLTVKARQPGSHQRKGWEQFTDAVIEQISTRKKQVVFLLWGGFAKKKGEKINTQKHYVLSFGHPSPLSANKGYWFGNKHFSKTNQYLKSIHKSEIEW; encoded by the coding sequence ATGCAAGTCCATATTGATGAAAGTTGGAAAAATATTCTTCAACCGGAATTTGAAAAAAATTATTTTAGGGAATTGGTTTCTTTTGTAAAGTACGAATATACAAATCATCGATGCTACCCAAAGGGGAGTGCTATTTTTGCGGCATTTAATCACTGTCCTTTTGATCAGGTAAAAGTAGTTATTATCGGCCAGGATCCGTATCATGGCTTTGGACAAGCTAACGGCCTGTGCTTTTCAGTAGCAGACGGAGTTCAGCACCCGCCGTCATTAGTCAATATATTTAAAGAAATAGAAGCAGATATTCGGAAGCCATATCCTGTTTCCGGAGATTTATCGTTTTGGGCAAAACAAGGAATTTTATTATTGAATGCCACACTGACTGTCAAGGCTCGTCAACCCGGAAGCCACCAGAGGAAAGGCTGGGAGCAATTTACAGATGCTGTTATCGAACAAATTTCAACTCGGAAAAAACAGGTAGTTTTTTTGTTATGGGGCGGATTTGCAAAGAAAAAAGGAGAAAAAATCAATACCCAAAAACATTATGTCTTGTCTTTCGGGCACCCGTCACCGCTCAGTGCAAACAAAGGCTATTGGTTTGGAAATAAGCATTTCTCCAAAACAAATCAATATTTAAAGAGTATTCATAAAAGTGAAATAGAATGGTGA
- the holA gene encoding DNA polymerase III subunit delta: MDKISEIISTIKKGAVKPIYFLMGDEPYYIDKISDYIEKTVLNETEKEFNQQIVYGREVTIEDIVSSAKRFPMMAPYQVVIVKEAQDLSRHIEKLTSYAENPQITTILVLNYKYKTLDKRKKLYKAITASGLIYESKKWYEYQIPDWVSRLLSEKNYQIAPKAAQMLVEFLGTDLSKISNELDKLMLTLPTGTTINSQHIEENIGISKDFNNFELRKAIGKKNIVKANRIINYFSENPGKNSIVMTISLLNTFFTQLLSFHGLKDKSKHSVAKSLGINPYFADEYVIAAKNYPMRKVAQVTTWLREADMKSKGVGAYHLSQGDILKELLFRIMH; the protein is encoded by the coding sequence ATGGATAAAATAAGTGAAATCATTTCAACAATTAAAAAAGGTGCTGTCAAACCTATTTATTTTTTAATGGGCGATGAACCTTACTATATTGATAAAATTTCAGATTATATTGAAAAAACGGTCTTAAATGAAACGGAAAAAGAATTTAATCAGCAAATAGTATACGGGAGAGAGGTTACCATAGAGGATATTGTATCTTCTGCAAAGCGATTTCCTATGATGGCACCATATCAGGTGGTGATTGTAAAAGAAGCACAAGATCTGAGCAGGCATATCGAAAAATTAACAAGTTATGCCGAGAATCCCCAAATCACCACTATTTTAGTTCTCAACTACAAATATAAGACACTTGATAAACGTAAAAAACTATATAAAGCTATCACCGCGTCCGGTTTGATTTATGAAAGTAAAAAATGGTATGAATATCAAATACCTGATTGGGTCAGTCGCTTGCTAAGCGAAAAAAATTACCAGATAGCACCCAAAGCAGCTCAAATGCTGGTTGAGTTTTTAGGAACCGATTTAAGCAAGATCAGTAATGAACTGGATAAGCTGATGCTAACACTACCGACAGGAACTACCATTAACTCGCAACATATTGAAGAAAATATAGGGATTTCCAAAGATTTTAATAATTTCGAATTGAGAAAAGCCATTGGAAAAAAGAATATTGTAAAGGCTAATAGAATTATCAATTATTTTTCTGAAAATCCTGGAAAAAATTCGATAGTGATGACCATTTCTTTGCTCAATACATTTTTTACACAGTTGTTATCATTTCATGGACTAAAAGACAAATCGAAGCACTCGGTAGCCAAATCACTGGGGATAAACCCTTATTTTGCAGATGAATATGTTATTGCGGCAAAAAACTATCCGATGCGTAAAGTAGCACAGGTGACCACATGGTTACGTGAAGCAGATATGAAAAGTAAGGGAGTGGGAGCATATCATCTAAGTCAAGGAGATATTTTAAAAGAACTACTGTTCAGGATCATGCATTAA
- the yajC gene encoding preprotein translocase subunit YajC has product MYVAIFLQASSEGSGFTSMLPFIAMILVLYFFMIRPQISKQKKEKKFQNNIKTGAKVITTSGIHGKITELNDKDGTVTIETGAGRIKFERAAISLELSKKYQSAINKK; this is encoded by the coding sequence ATGTATGTAGCCATTTTTTTACAAGCAAGTTCAGAGGGATCCGGTTTTACTAGTATGCTCCCTTTTATAGCAATGATTTTGGTCTTGTATTTTTTTATGATCAGACCGCAAATATCCAAACAAAAAAAAGAAAAGAAATTTCAGAATAATATTAAAACAGGAGCCAAGGTAATTACTACTAGTGGTATTCATGGTAAAATAACCGAATTGAATGATAAGGATGGTACTGTTACTATAGAAACAGGGGCAGGAAGAATTAAATTTGAAAGAGCCGCTATATCACTGGAACTAAGCAAAAAGTATCAGTCTGCAATTAATAAAAAATAA
- a CDS encoding threonylcarbamoyl-AMP synthase, which produces MAALIKIYNENPNQKEINKVVKVLQNGGLVIYPTDTVYGLGCDITNIRALEKIAKIKGVKLDKANFSFVCNDLSHLSDYVKQINTSTYKILKRALPGPYTFVLPGSNSLPKIFKKRKTVGIRVPDNNIARALVVALGNPIVSTSIHDEDDVLEYTTDPELIYEKWNTIVDIVIDGGYGDNQASTVIDLTDNDPKIIREGKGGLEVL; this is translated from the coding sequence ATGGCAGCACTCATTAAAATATATAATGAAAACCCAAATCAAAAAGAAATTAATAAGGTTGTAAAAGTATTGCAAAACGGTGGACTGGTTATTTATCCGACTGATACCGTATATGGTTTGGGCTGCGATATTACCAATATCAGGGCATTGGAAAAAATTGCAAAAATAAAAGGAGTTAAGTTGGACAAAGCTAATTTTTCTTTCGTATGCAATGATCTGAGCCATTTATCCGATTATGTTAAGCAAATAAATACTTCTACATATAAGATCTTAAAGAGAGCCTTACCGGGTCCTTATACATTTGTATTACCGGGAAGTAATTCATTACCTAAAATATTTAAGAAGCGGAAAACCGTAGGTATTCGCGTACCGGACAATAATATTGCCAGAGCTTTAGTTGTAGCATTAGGGAATCCTATTGTATCTACTTCAATTCACGATGAAGACGATGTCTTGGAATATACCACAGATCCTGAATTGATTTATGAGAAATGGAATACTATTGTTGATATTGTAATTGATGGAGGGTATGGAGATAACCAGGCATCAACAGTTATAGATTTAACAGACAATGATCCAAAAATAATCAGAGAAGGAAAGGGAGGTTTAGAGGTTTTATGA
- a CDS encoding response regulator, whose amino-acid sequence MGSTKILLVEDDPNFGTVLKDYLILNDYNVTYAKDGIEGLIMFKNSDYDLCILDVMMPRKDGFSLAQDIRATNKEIPIIFLTAKTLKEDVLKGYQVGADDYLNKPFDSEVLLFKIKAILQRKESDKSTENEQFEFSIGKFFFNSKLRHLSVGKNGEPQKLSPKESKLLKMLAVHKNDLMPRELALTKIWRDDNYFTSRSMDVYIAKLRKYLKDDDSVEILNIHGEGFRMVDKS is encoded by the coding sequence ATGGGAAGTACAAAAATTTTATTAGTAGAAGATGATCCGAATTTTGGAACGGTTTTAAAAGATTATTTAATACTAAATGATTATAACGTCACATATGCAAAAGACGGAATAGAAGGGCTGATTATGTTCAAAAACAGCGATTATGACTTGTGTATTTTGGATGTGATGATGCCCCGTAAAGATGGTTTTTCTCTGGCACAAGATATCCGTGCTACTAACAAAGAAATACCTATTATTTTTTTGACAGCCAAAACACTTAAAGAAGATGTTTTAAAAGGATATCAAGTAGGAGCTGATGATTATTTGAATAAACCATTTGATTCTGAAGTATTACTATTCAAAATCAAAGCTATTTTACAACGTAAAGAATCTGATAAATCCACGGAAAACGAACAATTTGAGTTTTCTATAGGTAAATTTTTTTTCAATTCTAAACTGAGACATTTGTCAGTAGGAAAGAATGGTGAACCTCAAAAATTATCGCCTAAAGAAAGTAAGCTTCTTAAAATGCTTGCTGTTCATAAAAACGATTTAATGCCAAGAGAATTAGCATTGACTAAAATATGGAGAGATGATAATTATTTTACTTCCCGAAGTATGGATGTCTATATTGCAAAGCTTCGGAAATATTTGAAAGATGATGATAGTGTAGAAATTTTAAATATTCATGGAGAAGGATTTAGAATGGTAGATAAGTCCTGA
- a CDS encoding DUF1573 domain-containing protein, translated as MKKISFLLIIALATVICISCKEKKGSGKVKEQNLVTAKERDNTIKKGAAAAEFDKTSYDFGTVIEGEVIETTFVITNTGKTDLVITDAQATCGCTVAAWPKEPIKSGTSGEIQVTFNTAGKPNRQSKDITLYTNTATGREVVRIFGNVIPKTKK; from the coding sequence ATGAAAAAAATATCATTTTTATTAATCATTGCACTGGCAACTGTTATTTGTATTTCTTGTAAAGAGAAAAAAGGATCAGGTAAAGTAAAAGAGCAAAATTTAGTAACAGCTAAAGAGAGAGATAATACGATTAAAAAAGGAGCGGCGGCGGCTGAATTTGATAAAACATCATACGATTTTGGAACTGTTATCGAAGGGGAAGTTATTGAAACCACTTTTGTTATTACAAATACCGGTAAAACTGATTTGGTTATTACCGATGCACAGGCAACATGCGGATGTACTGTTGCTGCCTGGCCTAAAGAACCTATAAAATCCGGAACATCCGGAGAAATTCAGGTAACATTTAATACTGCGGGAAAACCAAACAGGCAGAGTAAAGATATTACTCTGTATACAAATACGGCAACAGGTCGGGAAGTAGTTCGAATTTTTGGAAATGTAATTCCTAAAACAAAAAAGTAA
- a CDS encoding DNA mismatch repair protein MutS — protein sequence MKNTISKKVLLDLEFETVLEQVANFAISEPGKQEIKQIVPITEKKYLLQELALVNEYLASFENENRISNHYFETITVEIQKLGIENSFLEPQQYLKLATISETVNEQKKFLKKFSTYYPTLYELSEHIEFTNHIIASVKQIITSYGEVVNSASPVLKQIRKEIGLVRSKIAASFNKELSKAIAAGYLADIKETIMGSQRVLAVQAMYRRKINGSILGSSKSGSIVYMAPQSTLSFSRELQNLEYEEKQEIIKILKDLSDELRPFQDLFKKYFAFLTRLDVISAKAKYADSIHALLPTIVNEKKIYFKNAFHPILWLKNKAQKIATIPQTIELHDQQQIIVVSGPNAGGKSITLKTVGLLQLMLQSGLLIPVDERSETCVFDTILTDIGDNQSIENQLSTYSYRLKNMRHFLRNCNENTLFLIDEFGTGSDPELGGALAEIFLEEFYHKNALGIITTHYANLKILANELENVANANMQFNERTLEPLYILDIGQPGSSFTFEVAQKNGIPFRLINRAKKRIESEKIRLDKTISKLQKERNKLQKTSQGLEKQKSKGQEHIENLQEKEQKIQEKLAGFQELYDNNQRMLSLGRKINELLNTYFQTNNKKELTVNFNKWVAAEKTKYIKKNPGKSGKTQKKEIKAREKKAKETIKKIEKEVLQKVVKVRAEKKKEALKIQKAKENYIFNIHDRVRLPDGNAVGTIEKIEKKKAFINYGMFTTEVSLSKLELVEKSS from the coding sequence TTGAAAAATACCATCTCAAAAAAAGTATTATTAGATTTAGAATTTGAGACCGTCTTAGAACAAGTTGCTAATTTTGCTATTTCAGAACCGGGCAAACAGGAAATTAAACAAATTGTTCCCATCACTGAGAAAAAGTATTTATTGCAAGAGTTAGCATTGGTAAATGAGTACCTGGCTTCTTTTGAAAATGAAAACAGAATTTCAAACCACTATTTTGAAACTATTACTGTCGAAATTCAAAAATTAGGTATTGAGAACAGTTTTTTAGAGCCCCAACAGTATTTAAAATTAGCAACCATCTCGGAAACCGTCAATGAGCAAAAGAAATTTTTAAAAAAATTCAGTACGTATTATCCAACATTGTATGAGTTGAGCGAACATATTGAATTTACAAACCATATTATTGCATCTGTAAAACAAATCATTACTTCTTACGGAGAAGTTGTAAATTCGGCATCGCCTGTATTAAAACAGATTCGAAAAGAAATTGGTCTTGTCAGGAGTAAAATTGCGGCTAGTTTTAACAAAGAATTAAGTAAAGCCATCGCTGCCGGGTATTTAGCCGATATTAAGGAAACCATTATGGGCAGTCAGCGTGTTTTGGCAGTACAGGCCATGTACAGGCGAAAAATTAACGGTAGTATTCTAGGGTCATCAAAATCCGGAAGCATCGTATATATGGCTCCGCAATCGACTTTGAGTTTCAGCAGAGAGTTGCAAAATTTGGAATATGAGGAAAAGCAGGAAATTATAAAAATACTAAAAGATTTATCCGATGAGTTACGCCCTTTTCAAGATCTTTTTAAAAAATACTTTGCTTTTTTAACCCGTCTGGATGTGATAAGCGCAAAAGCCAAATATGCAGATTCAATTCATGCATTGCTACCTACCATTGTCAATGAAAAAAAAATATATTTTAAAAATGCCTTCCACCCTATTCTTTGGCTAAAAAACAAAGCACAAAAAATCGCCACTATTCCACAAACTATTGAATTGCATGATCAACAACAAATCATAGTGGTTTCCGGGCCCAATGCAGGAGGCAAAAGCATTACGTTAAAAACCGTGGGGCTCTTGCAGCTAATGCTGCAAAGCGGTTTGTTAATCCCTGTCGATGAACGTAGCGAAACCTGTGTTTTCGATACCATTTTGACAGATATTGGAGATAATCAATCTATTGAAAATCAGCTAAGTACATATAGTTATCGTTTAAAGAACATGCGTCATTTCCTGCGAAATTGTAATGAAAACACCTTGTTTTTAATCGATGAATTCGGTACCGGATCTGACCCCGAATTAGGGGGTGCTTTGGCAGAAATTTTTTTGGAAGAGTTTTATCATAAAAATGCCTTAGGTATTATTACTACTCACTATGCCAATTTAAAAATATTGGCAAATGAATTGGAAAATGTCGCAAATGCAAACATGCAGTTTAATGAACGTACGCTTGAGCCTTTGTATATCCTGGATATCGGGCAGCCCGGGAGTTCTTTTACTTTTGAAGTGGCTCAAAAAAACGGAATACCGTTTCGCTTGATTAACCGGGCAAAAAAGCGAATTGAGAGTGAAAAAATCCGATTAGATAAAACCATCTCGAAGCTGCAAAAAGAACGCAATAAATTGCAAAAGACCTCTCAAGGTTTGGAAAAGCAAAAATCAAAAGGACAAGAGCATATAGAAAATTTACAGGAGAAAGAGCAAAAAATTCAGGAAAAATTAGCCGGTTTTCAGGAATTATATGATAACAATCAGCGGATGTTATCTTTGGGAAGAAAAATTAATGAATTGCTAAATACATATTTCCAGACAAATAATAAAAAAGAATTGACTGTTAATTTCAATAAATGGGTTGCTGCCGAAAAAACAAAATATATAAAGAAAAACCCCGGAAAATCCGGTAAAACTCAAAAAAAAGAGATCAAAGCCCGAGAAAAAAAAGCAAAAGAGACGATTAAAAAAATAGAAAAAGAAGTCTTGCAAAAAGTAGTTAAAGTTCGTGCTGAAAAGAAAAAAGAAGCACTTAAAATTCAAAAAGCCAAAGAAAACTATATTTTTAATATCCATGACAGAGTGCGTTTGCCGGACGGAAACGCCGTAGGAACCATTGAAAAAATTGAAAAGAAAAAAGCATTTATCAACTATGGGATGTTTACTACCGAAGTATCTTTAAGTAAATTAGAGCTCGTTGAAAAAAGTAGCTGA
- a CDS encoding glycosyltransferase: MKIAIVILNWNGKKLLKQFLPSIVNFSSNAAKIYVVDNASTDTSVSFVKKYFPTVSIIQNTQNGGYAKGYNDALHIIDADIFCLINSDVVVTRNWLAPVINIFKENKNTAIVQPKILDNKNKSFFEYAGAGGGFIDLFGYPYCRGRVFNTLEEDKGQFNDIVSIFWASGACFFIRAEVYQRLRGFDEDYFAHQEEIDLCWRVQNEGYDIKYVGGATVYHVGGATLTETNPRKTFLNFRNSLLNVVKNVPEQRFLFVVLSRLILDGIAGLKFLLELRPIHTFAIIQAHVSFYKNCYRFLKKRKKLQKKPNYHSHISVVWQYFVLGRRKFKDLK, translated from the coding sequence TTGAAAATAGCCATTGTCATATTAAATTGGAATGGTAAAAAATTGTTAAAACAGTTTTTACCATCTATCGTAAACTTTAGCTCGAATGCGGCTAAGATATACGTAGTAGATAATGCCTCTACGGATACTTCTGTTTCCTTTGTAAAAAAATATTTTCCGACGGTTTCTATCATTCAGAATACACAAAACGGGGGTTATGCAAAAGGGTATAATGATGCCCTGCATATTATTGATGCGGATATTTTTTGTTTGATAAATTCTGATGTAGTGGTAACCCGCAATTGGTTAGCTCCCGTTATAAACATTTTTAAAGAGAACAAAAATACGGCCATTGTACAGCCTAAAATTTTAGATAATAAAAACAAATCGTTTTTTGAGTATGCAGGTGCAGGTGGGGGCTTTATTGATTTATTTGGATATCCTTATTGCAGAGGAAGGGTCTTTAATACCTTAGAAGAGGATAAAGGTCAGTTTAATGATATTGTATCCATTTTTTGGGCTTCCGGTGCGTGTTTTTTTATTCGAGCTGAAGTATATCAACGCCTGAGAGGTTTTGACGAAGATTATTTTGCTCACCAGGAGGAAATTGATTTGTGTTGGCGTGTTCAGAATGAGGGCTATGATATAAAATACGTGGGAGGTGCTACGGTATATCACGTTGGTGGAGCTACACTAACAGAAACCAATCCCAGAAAAACTTTTTTGAACTTTAGGAACAGTTTATTAAATGTAGTAAAAAATGTACCTGAGCAGCGGTTTCTGTTTGTTGTTTTGTCTCGTTTAATTCTGGACGGGATTGCCGGGTTGAAATTTTTACTGGAATTAAGACCTATTCATACGTTTGCTATTATACAAGCGCATGTCAGTTTTTATAAAAACTGTTATCGGTTTTTAAAAAAGAGAAAAAAACTACAAAAAAAACCGAATTACCATTCGCATATAAGTGTTGTTTGGCAGTATTTTGTTTTGGGTAGAAGGAAATTTAAGGATTTAAAATAA
- the nusB gene encoding transcription antitermination factor NusB, producing the protein MINRRHIRIKVMQSVYAMLHSENTDVVKEEKFLKHSIKKMLDLYVLYLQLLVEVKNLAQQKLEISKKKFLATREDLAPNTKFIENAAIKILSESSVIKKYTKEHALDHWKKDDEYVKIIWDNLAKSRLFDTYLKTKESSFKSDRNFIVDFFKEIIAPNEKLFEYFGDTTISWIDDLPFVNTWIVKTLHKLNPVSPFFIGSLYKDKDDEEFVSAIFRKTILNHKKYEKDIERKTPNWESDRIADIDMILIKMGICEFLNFPSIPTKVTINEYIEISKDYSTKKSSYFINGVLDKLCREYTEDKRLVKVGRGLL; encoded by the coding sequence ATGATTAACAGAAGACATATTAGAATAAAAGTAATGCAATCTGTATATGCAATGCTCCATTCGGAAAATACGGATGTGGTTAAAGAAGAAAAATTCTTAAAACACAGTATAAAAAAAATGCTCGATTTATATGTTCTGTATTTGCAGTTATTAGTAGAAGTTAAAAACTTAGCACAACAAAAACTGGAAATCTCTAAGAAAAAATTTTTAGCTACCCGGGAAGATTTGGCCCCCAATACCAAGTTTATAGAAAATGCGGCAATTAAGATACTTTCGGAAAGCAGTGTAATTAAAAAATATACAAAAGAACACGCATTAGACCATTGGAAAAAAGATGATGAATATGTAAAAATTATCTGGGATAACCTCGCAAAAAGCAGGCTTTTTGACACTTATTTAAAAACCAAAGAAAGCTCTTTTAAGTCAGATAGAAATTTTATAGTAGATTTTTTTAAAGAAATCATAGCACCTAATGAAAAACTTTTTGAATACTTTGGAGATACTACTATTAGTTGGATAGATGACCTACCTTTTGTAAATACATGGATAGTGAAAACACTACATAAATTAAACCCTGTATCTCCATTTTTTATTGGAAGTTTGTATAAAGACAAAGATGATGAGGAATTTGTTTCGGCTATTTTTAGAAAAACAATACTAAACCATAAAAAATACGAAAAAGATATTGAGCGTAAGACTCCAAACTGGGAGAGTGATAGAATTGCAGATATAGATATGATTTTAATTAAGATGGGGATTTGTGAATTTTTAAATTTCCCGTCTATCCCGACAAAAGTAACCATCAATGAGTATATAGAAATATCCAAAGACTATTCTACTAAAAAAAGTAGCTATTTTATCAATGGAGTATTAGATAAATTGTGCAGAGAATATACCGAAGATAAAAGATTGGTAAAAGTGGGCAGAGGATTGCTATAA